One Tiliqua scincoides isolate rTilSci1 chromosome 9, rTilSci1.hap2, whole genome shotgun sequence DNA segment encodes these proteins:
- the NECAP2 gene encoding adaptin ear-binding coat-associated protein 2 — MSGSLAAKMADGEYESVLCVKPEVHVYRVPPRASNRGYRAAEWQLDQPAWSGRMRITAKGNVAYIRLEDKNSGELFAQAPVEQFPSIAVEGVTDSSRYFVIRIEDGNVRRAFIGVGFVDRGDAFDFNVALQDHFKWVKQQSELAKQAQNPNQGSKLDLGFKEGQTIKLNIANMKKKEGVPGSRPRLAGSGGPSFIPPPPSGKPSFVPLPGELLSSHPAQSPEGASQTEASAPWPQPCSSTTEAAAADIWGDFTKASGSVSGQPPQSTGWVQF; from the exons ATGTCCGGCTCCCTGGCGGCCAAAATGGCGGACGGCGAGTACGAGTCCGTGCTCTGTGTGAAGCCGGAAGTGCACGTCTACCGGGTGCCCCCGCGCGCCTCCAATCGGGGCTACAG AGCTGCTGAGTGGCAGCTGGACCAGCCAGCATGGAGTGGCCGAATGCGCATCACAGCGAAAGGGAATGTGGCCTACATCCGTCTGGAGGATAAGAATTCAG GAGAGCTTTTTGCCCAAGCACCTGTGGAGCAGTTTCCCAGCATCGCTGTGGAGGGTGTGACAGACTCCAGCCGCTATTTTGTCATCCGGATCGAGGATGGGAACG TGCGCCGCGCCTTCATTGGAGTTGGATTTGTTGACCGAGGTGATGCCTTTGACTTTAACGTGGCTCTTCAGGACCACTTCAA GTGGGTCAAGCAACAGAGCGAGCTGGCAAAGCAGGCTCAGAACCCAAATCAGGGGTCAAAACTGGACCTGGGCTTCAAGGAAGGACAGACCATCAAGCTCAACATTGCG AACATGAAGAAAAAGGAGGGTGTGCCGGGGAGCAGACCTCGCCTAGCAGGCTCTGGAGGGCCTAGCTTCATCCCACCACCTCCCAGTGGAAAGCCATCCTTTGTCCCCCTGCCTGGGGAGCTTCTCTCTTCACATCCCGCACAGTCCCCAGAAGGGGCCTCCCAAACAG aggcttctgctcCCTGGCCCCAGCCCTGCAGCTCTACAACAGAAGCCGCTGCTGCCGACATCTGGGGAGATTTTACCAAAGCTTCTGG GTCTGTCTCCGGTCAGCCTCCACAGAGCACTGGCTGGGTCCAGTTCTGA
- the SZRD1 gene encoding SUZ RNA-binding domain-containing isoform X3 — protein MWHEIDRRLEKKLKITQKESSRKSKSPPKVPIVIQDDSLPSGPPPQIRILKRPTSNGVLSNPNLASRPAYPVKSLAQREAEYAEARKRILGSASPEEEQDKPILDRPTRISQPEEARQPSNVIRQPLGPDGSQGFKQRR, from the exons GAAATTGACAGGAGGCTGGAGAAGAAACTGAAAATCACGCAAAAGGAAAG CAGCAGGAAGTCCAAATCTCCCCCCAAAGTGCCGATTGTGATCCAGGATGACAGCCTTCCCTCGGGGCCTCCTCCACAGATCCGGATCCTAAAGCGGCCTACAAGTAACGGAGTGCTCAGCAACCCCAACTTGGCCAGTCGACCAGCCTATCCAGTGAAGTCGCTGGCCCAGAGGGAGGCTGAGTACGCTGAGGCCCGGAAACGGATCCTGGGCAGCGCAAGCCCAGAGGAGGAGCAAGACAAGCCTATCCTGGACAG GCCCACCAGGATCTCCCAGCCGGAAGAGGCCAGGCAGCCCAGCAATGTCATCAGGCAGCCGCTGGGCCCAGACGGTTCTCAGGGCTTCAAGCAACGCAGATAG